The Polyangium aurulentum genomic interval CGACGGCAGCTCAGGGCCCGATGGTTCGATGAAGAGCGGCCTGAACAAGTTGAACATCTTCCTGTTCGCGGTCCCCAAGACCGGAGGGATGCTGAGCATGATCGGCGCTGGTGTCGGCTCCGGTCAAATCCGCCTGGACGGCTTCGGCAGCGACGCCACGCACGTCTACTTCACGACCGCCGGCAAGCTCCTGCGCGTGGCCAAATGAGCGGGCGCTCGTGAGCCAGGTCTAGCCTGGCCAGCCCTCTGGCCGGCGGCGCGGCCGCTCACCGCATGCGCTCCCTCTCCCCTCCCCCCCTCTCCGCTTCCGCTCCCGCTCCCGCTCCAAACTGGCTTACCCTCTCTCTCGATGTCGTCCCTCGAGACCACCACCCTTTGGGAGAGCACGCTCGCCCCTCGCCCGGTGGACGACGCCGCGCGTCCCCGGGAAGCGCTGCGCATGGCGCTGGCGCGTATCCAGGCCCGTGCAACCGAGCTCGCGGCCGAGATCGCCGCCACCCGTGAAGCCGAGGAGTCCAAGGTTGCGGACATCCTGCACCTCGACGACCTCTGGATCACCGCCGACATCATCGCGGGCCCCTCTTTCGGGCTCACCCCGCCCGAGGCGTTCGTGCTCGCCTCCGCGCTGCTCGTGCACGACCTCGCGATGGGCCTCGCCACGGTGCATGGCTCGACGGACGGCTTGAAGGCCGAGAAGACGTGGCTCGAGGCGGTGGTGGGCATGCTCGTGCAGAAGCTCGGGCGCGCGCCGACCCAGGCCGAGCTGGAGAGCCCGCCGACGGAGATCGAGCACGACGCGCTCGCGGCGACCTTGCGCACGCTGCACGGCAAGCAATCCGAGCGGCTCACGCTCGCGCCTTACGTCGACAAGAACGGGCGCGAGCATCACCTCATCGAGCAGACGGATCTTCGCCACGCGTACGGCTCGACCATCGGGCGCGTGGCGCACAGCCACTTCTGGCTCGCGACCTCGCTCGGCGAGCACTTCCACGACACCATCGCGGCCGAGCCGGGCATGCCCGCGGAGTGGACCGTCGACGCGTTCAAGGTCGCGTGTCTTCTGCGCGTCGCCGACGTCGCGCGCATCGACTTCGGTCGCGCCCCGCACTTCTGGCGCGCGGCGCGCAGGCCCGCGGGCGCGCGCAGGGAGCACTGGGTCCTGCAGGAGAAGCTGCGCGAGCCGTATGTCGCGGGGGGCCGGCTCATCTACCTCGCCGACAGCCCCTTCACGGTCGAGGAGGCGCCCGCGTTCTGGCTCGGCATGGACACGCTCGCGGCCGTCGATCGCGAGCTGCGGCAGGTCGATACGCTGCTCGCGGAGACGGGTCGGCCGAGGCTCGCGGCGCGCGGCGTGGCGGGCGTCGAGGACCCGGGGCGGCTGTCGGACTTCCTCCCCGTCGAGGGCTGGACGCCCGTGGACACGCGCGTGCACGTGACGGACATCCCCTCGCTCGTCGAGCGGCTCGGGGCCGCGCGGCTCGACGAGAGTGACGCGTCGATGCCCTTGCGCGAGCTCATCCAGAACGCGGCTTGCGCGGTGCGCACGCGGCGCATGCTCGAGGAGTGGGAGAGCGACTGGGGCACGATCACCGTGCGCATGGGCGAGGACCACGAGGGTCACTGGCTCGAGGTCGAGGACACGGGCACGGGCATGCCCTCCGAGGTGCTCGCGGCGCCGCTGCTCGATCCTGCCTCGAGCTACTGGAGCTCGCTCTTGCTCCGGCGCGATCCGCCGGGCCTGCTCGCGAAGGGCTTCCGGCGCGGCGGCGGCACGGGGCTCGGGCCGTTCGCGGTTTTCCTTTGGGGTCAAAGGGCTCGCATCACCACGCGCGCGTCCGAGACCCAGCGCAAAGAGACCAGCGTGCTCGAGCTGTACACGGGCGGAGCGACGCGGCCGATCCTGCGCCCCGCGGGCGAGGGCGAGGCGCTCACCGAGGCAGGGACGCGGGTGCGCGTGTGGCTGCGCAGCCCGCCGGATGCGCCCGACGGCATCTTCTACCGGCGCGGACACGATCGCATCTGGACCCTCGACGAGCTGTGCGCGTGGCTCTGCCCGACGCTCGACGTGCACCTCGACGTGGAGGACGCGCACGGCAAGCGCACGCGCGTGGTCCCGGCGTCGGACTGGACGACCATCGACGGCTACGAGCTGCTCGGCCGCACGTGGAGCCCGCTGCCCGAGCCCTTCGAGCGCCTGTGGCCGCGCGAGATCCCCGAGATGGCGAAGAACCTCCGGCCGCTCATGAGCTCGTCGGGCGACGTGGTCGGCCGCGCGTGCATCCATCCGACGTACGCGGGCGTCGTGGCGGTGGGCGGCCTGCGTTCGTGCTCGTTGCGGGGGATCTCGGGCGTGCTGCTCGGTCGGCCCGGGGCGACGCGGAGCGCGGCGGCGTTGCCGGTGGTGGAGCGGCGCGAGCTTTCGCGCTGGGCGTCGGAGCAGGCGGCGCTCGTGAAGGCGCTCGTGCAGGATCCGGCCGAGCTGGTGCTCTGCGCGCAGATCGTGCGGGCTTGCGGCGGCTCGGTCGGCGATCTTCCGGTCGCCGAGGGCGCGGCGGGCTGGATGAGCGAGCAGGCCATCGCCGCGTGGAAGGACGTGCCCGACGAGGTGCTGCTCGTGCGCGAGCAGGGAGGCCGCGGCGCGCCGTGGCGAGGGCGCATCGCGCTCGAGAGCAGCGTGCTCTGCGTGCGGATGCACCTGCCGGCGATGCTCGACGCGCGCGACCCGCGCTACTGGCCCGAGGAGGAGCCGAGCGGCGAGCCGTGGCGCGCGGTGATGCGGACGCTGGCGGGCGCGGTGTTCGAGGCGCTCGCGAGGGCGTGGGGCGTGCCGCTCGACGCGGTGATGCGCGCGACGGCTCCCTCGCGCGAGACGCGGATCATCGGGCACGTCGATGGCAGCCCCGTGGAGAGCTTCGTGGAC includes:
- a CDS encoding ATP-binding protein translates to MSSLETTTLWESTLAPRPVDDAARPREALRMALARIQARATELAAEIAATREAEESKVADILHLDDLWITADIIAGPSFGLTPPEAFVLASALLVHDLAMGLATVHGSTDGLKAEKTWLEAVVGMLVQKLGRAPTQAELESPPTEIEHDALAATLRTLHGKQSERLTLAPYVDKNGREHHLIEQTDLRHAYGSTIGRVAHSHFWLATSLGEHFHDTIAAEPGMPAEWTVDAFKVACLLRVADVARIDFGRAPHFWRAARRPAGARREHWVLQEKLREPYVAGGRLIYLADSPFTVEEAPAFWLGMDTLAAVDRELRQVDTLLAETGRPRLAARGVAGVEDPGRLSDFLPVEGWTPVDTRVHVTDIPSLVERLGAARLDESDASMPLRELIQNAACAVRTRRMLEEWESDWGTITVRMGEDHEGHWLEVEDTGTGMPSEVLAAPLLDPASSYWSSLLLRRDPPGLLAKGFRRGGGTGLGPFAVFLWGQRARITTRASETQRKETSVLELYTGGATRPILRPAGEGEALTEAGTRVRVWLRSPPDAPDGIFYRRGHDRIWTLDELCAWLCPTLDVHLDVEDAHGKRTRVVPASDWTTIDGYELLGRTWSPLPEPFERLWPREIPEMAKNLRPLMSSSGDVVGRACIHPTYAGVVAVGGLRSCSLRGISGVLLGRPGATRSAAALPVVERRELSRWASEQAALVKALVQDPAELVLCAQIVRACGGSVGDLPVAEGAAGWMSEQAIAAWKDVPDEVLLVREQGGRGAPWRGRIALESSVLCVRMHLPAMLDARDPRYWPEEEPSGEPWRAVMRTLAGAVFEALARAWGVPLDAVMRATAPSRETRIIGHVDGSPVESFVDVVRRP